One Ranitomeya variabilis isolate aRanVar5 chromosome 4, aRanVar5.hap1, whole genome shotgun sequence genomic window, tttatggctaaaacattttccacattctgaacatgaaaaaggcttctcccctgtgtgaatgttTTGGTGCGTAACAAAATTTGATTTCCGTGCAAAATAccttccacattctgaacaaaaaaaaggcttctcccccgtgtggattctctggtgcttaacaaaatctgatttattgtaaaaacatttcccacattctgaacaagaaaagggcttctccccggtgtgagttctttggtgtataataAGATTCCATTTATATTTaatacatttcccacattctgaacatgaaaaagggctttcccctgtgtgaattttctggtgcgtaacaaaatttgatttctgtGCAAAATacctcccacattctgaacaaaaaaaaggcttctcccctgtgtggattctctggtgcttaacaagatctgatttctggataaaacatttcccacattctgaacacgaaaaaggcttctcccctgtgtgagctcttTGATGAATAGCAAGATCTGATTTCTGaataaaacctttcccacattctgaacatgaaaaaggttcttCCCCTGTGTgttttctctggtgcttaaccaaaactgatttcttcttaaagcatttcccacattcagaacacgaAAAtggattctcccctgtgtgagttctttgatgaatAACAAGACCCGATTTGTggttaaaacgtttcccacattctgaacagggaaaaggcttctcccctgtatgagttctctggtgactgacAAGAAGAGATTTCCataaaaaacattttccacattctgaacatgaaaatggcttctcccctgtgtgagttttctggtgactaacaagatctgatttctggttaaaatatttattACACTTgaaacaagaaaatctattctcttCTGTTTGAATTgtttgatgtttaagaaaagactttttGATGGAAAAACTATTTCTACTTTCTGAACGTGAAAAAGGCTTCTTTGCTTGAGGAGCAAttcgttttttaatgcttattttgtaactttgattttccttagtagttgaTAATGAAGACAGTACCAGATTTAAAGGATcaaatgacagatctttgctgtgaagggatgatggtatatctggagtactggcattcacttcaattgtatcctgtgggatctcaagatcatctgatatCAAAATTGAAGATGTTAGAGGTCCCTCTGGTCCGGTTGTACAATCATCtgctaagaataaaaccaattattatttttgaataaaatgtccTTGAATTGTATATTTGAGCATttctacttaaccccttaatgaccccggCTATGTTCGGATTtgcgtttttccctccccttcttcccagagccaaaacttttttatttttctgtcaatatggccatgtaagggcttattttttgcgggacgagttgtacttttgactgaCACCAGGGCCgtgtttgccactaggcactcgagggcacgtgcctagggcggcaacATTGCGGGGGACGGCACCtgagctcactcaggaagaaggcgctgcggcgggacagagccagagggaggatgtcggcgcagccgcgcggtgtgtgggacagctgacaggtgagtatgagggacagggggcggggggatgaaggaggaaggtaagccgcccgagccatgcaagatgggagaaggagcaggagagggggtggagagatgagccatgcataccggggagtatgagccatcagccatgcatacggggggggggggaattatgagccatcagccatgcatacagggggggggggaattatgagccatgcatacaggggaatatgagccatcagccatacatacggggggggggggggaattatgagccatgcatacgggggaatatgaggcatcagccatgcatacagggggggggaattatgagccatgcatacaggggactatgagccatcagccatacatacagggggggggggggaattatgagccatgcatacgggggaatatgagccatcagccatacatacgggaggggggaattatgagccatgcatacgggggaatatgagccatcagccatacatacagggggggggggaattatgagccatgcatacgggggggggggtggagagatgagccatgcatacaggggggtggagagatgagccatgcatacagggggaggtggaatatgagccatgcatacagggggggtgaatataagccatgcatacagggggggggggaagagtatgagccatgcatacagtgggggggggggggaatatgagacatgcatacggggggggaatatgagccatgcatacaggggaatatgagccatcagccatgcatacggggggggggaattatgagccatcagccatgcatacagggggggggggaaattatgagccatgcatacaggggaatatgagccatcagccatacatacgggggggggggaattatgagccatgcatacgggggaatatgaggcatcagccatgcatacaggggggggggaattatgagccatgcatacaggggactatgagccatcagccatacatacaggggggggggggaattatgagccatgcatacgggggaatatgagccatcagccatacatacgggaggggggaattatgagccatgcatacgggggaatatgagccatcagccatacatacagggggggggggaattatgagccatgcatacggggggggggggggtggagagatgagccatgcatacaggggggtggagagatgagccatgcatacagggggaggtggaatatgagccatgcatacagggggggtgaatataggccatgcatacaggggggggggggaagagtatgagccatgcatacagtggggggaggggggagtatgagccatgcatacgggggggggggaatatgagccatgcatacggggggaatatgagccatgcatacaggggggaatatgagccatgcatacaggaggggggtcattatacagtatggagcactgtgtggccataatacagtattgagcatcatgtggggtcattatgcagtatgcagcatcatgtgcggtcattattcagtatggagcatcatgtgtggtcattatacagtatggagcactgtgtggccattatacagtatggagcatcatgtgcggtcattatacagtatggagcatattgtggccattatacagtatggagcattatgtgtggccattatacagtatggggcactgtgtggccattatacagtatggagcatcatgtgtggtcattatacagtatggagaatcatgtggggccattatacagtatggagcatcatgtgcggtcattatacagtattgagaatcatgtgtggtcattatacagtatggagcactgtgtggccattatacagtatggagcatcatgtgtggccgttatacagtattgagcatcatgtgtggccattatacagtattgagcatcatgtgtggccgttatacagtatggagcatcacgtgtggccattatacagtattgagcatcatttgtggccattatacagtatggagcatcatgtgtggccattataaagaatagagcatcatgtgtggccattatacagtatggagcactgtggccatattgtttcgtttataattattgtatataaaagtgtgatcagcagtgctaaatggctgtggttgggacgtggatatgggtgtgactagttgtgaaatggtgtggtcagaggcgtggcctaaaatttgccacggcgcgcgtagcacactttatacctccttcccttcttcaaaaggtatggtaccgcatttgccagatcatggcaagtgccgcaaatcccatagggaatgaatgaggccgaacgttgctgtaagtgatccgttatgcggcacatgcagaaaaactgacggatctgctgcaaaaggcgactttcacatcagcgattcttgctaaagtcactgccgatagtgtcatactcaccaaagggggaggcagcactaaaagtgcctagggcagcagaaaccctaaatacggccctgactgacactattggttttaccatgttgtgtactagaaaacgagaaaaaaattccaagtgtcataaaattgcaaaaaaagtgcaatcccacacttgttttttgcttggcttttttaataggttcactaaatgctaaaactgacctgccattatgattatcctggtcattacgagttcgtagacaccaaaaatgtgtaggttattttttatctaagtggtaaaaaaaaaatccaaactttgcgaaaaaaaataaattgcgcaattttccgttacttgtagcgtttccatttttcgtgatcttgggtcgagtgagggctttttttgcgtgccgaactgacatttttaatgatacccttttggtgcagatactttttttgatcgaccgttattgcattttaatgcaatgtcccggccaccaaaaaaacgtaattctggtgtttcgaatttttttctctacATCTTTTAGTGAtcaagttaattctttttttttgattgatggatctggcgattctgaacgcagcgataccaaatatgtgtaggtttgatttttttttttttgaatggggcgaaagggaggtgacttaaacttatttttttttttcatatttttttaaacttttgccatgcttcaatagccttcattggAGGCTAGaacctggcatagcctgatcggctctactGCATAGGAGCGatactcagatcgctcctatgtagctaaattacagcgttgctatgaatgccgaccacagggtggcactctcagcaatctggcatcaacaaccatagaggccttcaagagacctctggttgtcatgccgatacatcgctgacccctgatcatgtgacggggctcagcgatgcgcgcatttctggcccgatggccggaagtgctagttaaatgccgctgtcagagtttgacagcggcatttaactagttaatagcggcgggtggatggcGATTCCACACGCCGCTAttgcgggaacatgtcagctgtacaaaacaactgacatgtcccagctttgatgtgggctcaccgctggaggccgcatcaaagcgggggttctgtcctCGCATGTACTATTCCGTCtgaggacagaaaggggttaaacggtCTGTAAAAATTGTAAGTTATGTAAAAAAATTTAATTATTCACCAATAGAATGACAGTTCAatgtctaatagaaaacctcatagggTGAACCAGTAGAGCCTAGTGTTAaattgtttgttcattctgcctcctaaatgtGTAATAAAAAGCAACCAAATCATGTTATGTAGTcaaaaataatactaataaaaacttCTACTCATCTCCTAAAAAACAAGTCCTCAATAAGGTCCATCATTGGTCAGTGGATAAacaggtttccacattattagtggctcaaaggctcttgaaaaccaacatggcttccataaaccaatACAGCAATATCTGCTGTCCCAAAGTCAAATATCTCCCTCACTTCTAAGCCTTGCAGTGTACACAAACCACATTTAGTATCTATGTATTTGGCATTACCATAGTAAGAAAAACCCGCTTAATTTATGGTTTGTgtttcctggagcacaatctgggcactatgtgttgggtaataaaatagcaaatgtgcaattttcactttgcaacatccactgcgtgctaattttcagaaagtggctgtggagtcaaaatagtcccTACCTCTAAAGACTAATTTGcagagggttataatttccaaaatggagtcactttatggggatttctaaTGCTCTAATTTTCTACCATTTTGCCATATTAAGTCTTCTGCATATGGTGTGATCCATTTTCTCGGGGATCTGCTTCTATGACATTGGCTTATGTCACCAGGAGCCACCTTATTCATTCTGCAGGCACCGCTGGAGATGGAGGATATGTCAAAACCAGAAGTTCTGGACAGCGCAGGTTCTGTCCAGCCTCTAAGATTAGGGTGCCTGTGACCAGTAGTAACATCCAGTCTGACAGAATGAGTGTGTGTGCTGTTGAGCTGAAGTATTCTGATCCCTACTTCAGCAAATTGTAGGGcagcacaccctactaaagctagaagcatattgctggaagctgccagatacagccctgttctcctctggttcagtcctctgtgctcagctctcACCTTGTGTATTTAATTCCTGTTGTGACTCCGGTCCGTTTACTGAccactcttgtgtcttctgattttcCATTTTCTCTGCCCTAATGGTTATGGTCcggctacctgactattcttccgAGCTCACACCACAGAGCAGCGGGTAACAAAATGGCCCAAGCCTAAGGGTGTCTGTGTAAGTCCAGATACATGTAGAGGGGTTAAAGTGTGATTGGCAAAACTGTGGCTATAAACAATAACagatctactgaaatgatcaagtgGAACAGTATGCTTCCTTAGAAAATAAAAATGAGTAACTGGTGGCAAAACCCATCTTGAGTAATTACGGGGCTCGGTGGCTTGTGGCAATTTAAACTATTTTTTAAACTACCAAAATAGGAACGCGTCACAGTGTTCTATTGCCAACATGTGGAAATTTTACTCTTCCCTTTTTATATGAAATAAAGTTTTGAAGATTTTTTAATCAGAGTTGCCTTCCTATTTTGTACATTTTGGTGGATTTCTCTGCAGTTCAGCAGCTTTGGATACGGCACGCTGCAAGATGGAAACAGGCATGCAATGATTTAGTACAGTGAGATCACTCCTttttgtcacaatccatttttggattcgtggcagctctggttccactctgttttaaatgtagcttttttcctt contains:
- the LOC143764684 gene encoding uncharacterized protein LOC143764684 isoform X2, giving the protein MNMDRDKMAERILHLTLEILFQLTGEDYTVVKKTSSERCQDPVCQELDRPLSPIMGPPPHPLINEDINGQKILELTYEMIELLTGEVPIRCQDVAVYFSLEEWEYLEGHKDLYKDIMTEVPQPLTSPVLSSKRTTPERCLRPLLPQDCKQEDPNIPQDHQCEDLTHNNTTETYVRGDEQCKEAIPTYDYTDDCTTGPEGPLTSSILISDDLEIPQDTIEVNASTPDIPSSLHSKDLSFDPLNLVLSSLSTTKENQSYKISIKKRIAPQAKKPFSRSESRNSFSIKKSFLKHQTIQTEENRFSCFKCNKYFNQKSDLVSHQKTHTGEKPFSCSECGKCFLWKSLLVSHQRTHTGEKPFPCSECGKRFNHKSGLVIHQRTHTGENPFSCSECGKCFKKKSVLVKHQRKHTGEEPFSCSECGKGFIQKSDLAIHQRAHTGEKPFSCSECGKCFIQKSDLVKHQRIHTGEKPFFCSECGRYFAQKSNFVTHQKIHTGESPFSCSECGKCIKYKWNLIIHQRTHTGEKPFSCSECGKCFYNKSDFVKHQRIHTGEKPFFCSECGRYFARKSNFVTHQNIHTGEKPFSCSECGKCFSHKSYLVRHQRTHTEEKSFSCSECGKCFSHKSYLVKHQRTHTGKKPFSCSECGKCFVKKSSLLSHQSSHTGEKPF
- the LOC143764684 gene encoding uncharacterized protein LOC143764684 isoform X1; amino-acid sequence: MNMDRDKMAERILHLTLEILFQLTGEDYTVVKKTSSERCQDPVCQELDRPLSPIMGPPPHPLINEDINGQKILELTYEMIELLTGEVPIRCQDVAVYFSLEEWEYLEGHKDLYKDIMTEVPQPLTSPVLSSKRTTPERCLRPLLPQDCKQEDPNIPQDHQCEDLTHNNTTETYVRGDEQCKEAIPTYDYTADDCTTGPEGPLTSSILISDDLEIPQDTIEVNASTPDIPSSLHSKDLSFDPLNLVLSSLSTTKENQSYKISIKKRIAPQAKKPFSRSESRNSFSIKKSFLKHQTIQTEENRFSCFKCNKYFNQKSDLVSHQKTHTGEKPFSCSECGKCFLWKSLLVSHQRTHTGEKPFPCSECGKRFNHKSGLVIHQRTHTGENPFSCSECGKCFKKKSVLVKHQRKHTGEEPFSCSECGKGFIQKSDLAIHQRAHTGEKPFSCSECGKCFIQKSDLVKHQRIHTGEKPFFCSECGRYFAQKSNFVTHQKIHTGESPFSCSECGKCIKYKWNLIIHQRTHTGEKPFSCSECGKCFYNKSDFVKHQRIHTGEKPFFCSECGRYFARKSNFVTHQNIHTGEKPFSCSECGKCFSHKSYLVRHQRTHTEEKSFSCSECGKCFSHKSYLVKHQRTHTGKKPFSCSECGKCFVKKSSLLSHQSSHTGEKPF